The proteins below are encoded in one region of Metabacillus dongyingensis:
- a CDS encoding murein hydrolase activator EnvC family protein → MRKKILSLGLAVIIGTSSVIIPITQEKAYANADLEKKKADIQNERSGVDSNIQEKQGELSKLEEKEKSLNNEIEKLDKQTADTNEKIRERQAEIDETKQKIEELKVQIAEVKERIKKRNLLLEDRVRSLQESGGVVSYLDVLLGAQDFGDLVTRVSAVTTIVEADKEIIKAHEEDKKLLEQSEAELSSQLQKLETALTELEALKLQLKQQAAEKGKLIEQVKAQHQETEAAIYELEDESAFLKEQEAAIQKEMERQKQAEEQRKREAAEAAARAKQEADAQAAAAKAAASKPAAASSNSSSNESSAPAPEPEPAPAPAVTGGKFMWPAQGTFTSGYGHRWGKLHAGIDIANAASNVPVVAAAAGTVIRSYYSSSYGNCVFISHNIDGKVYTTVYAHLEARHVSSGQSVSKGQQLGFMGNTGRSTGKHLHFEIHDGAWKNPVNPMQFLQ, encoded by the coding sequence GTGAGAAAGAAAATCTTATCACTTGGGTTGGCTGTTATAATAGGGACAAGCTCTGTTATTATTCCAATTACCCAAGAAAAGGCTTATGCAAACGCTGATCTTGAAAAGAAAAAAGCAGATATTCAAAATGAGCGTTCAGGCGTAGATTCAAACATCCAAGAAAAGCAAGGCGAGTTATCAAAGCTTGAAGAAAAAGAGAAAAGCTTAAATAACGAGATTGAAAAACTTGATAAGCAAACAGCGGATACAAATGAGAAAATCCGTGAGCGTCAAGCTGAAATCGATGAAACGAAACAAAAGATTGAAGAATTAAAGGTTCAGATTGCAGAAGTGAAAGAGCGTATTAAAAAGCGTAATCTACTTCTAGAGGACCGTGTACGTTCTCTACAGGAGAGCGGCGGTGTAGTAAGCTATTTAGATGTGCTACTAGGTGCTCAGGATTTCGGTGACCTTGTTACACGCGTAAGTGCTGTAACAACGATTGTCGAAGCAGATAAAGAAATTATCAAAGCCCACGAGGAAGACAAAAAACTTCTAGAGCAAAGTGAAGCAGAACTAAGTAGCCAGCTTCAGAAGCTTGAAACAGCTTTAACTGAGTTAGAAGCATTAAAACTGCAGTTAAAACAGCAAGCAGCAGAAAAAGGCAAATTAATTGAGCAAGTTAAAGCACAGCATCAGGAAACAGAAGCAGCGATCTATGAATTAGAAGATGAATCAGCATTCTTAAAAGAGCAGGAAGCAGCTATTCAAAAAGAAATGGAACGTCAAAAACAAGCAGAAGAACAGCGCAAACGCGAAGCTGCAGAAGCAGCTGCCCGTGCTAAGCAGGAAGCTGATGCACAAGCGGCAGCAGCAAAAGCAGCGGCTAGTAAGCCAGCAGCAGCTTCATCAAACAGTTCTTCAAATGAATCATCAGCACCTGCTCCTGAACCGGAACCAGCACCTGCACCGGCAGTAACTGGCGGCAAGTTCATGTGGCCTGCACAAGGTACATTTACATCAGGATATGGCCATCGCTGGGGTAAATTGCACGCTGGTATTGATATTGCAAACGCAGCAAGCAATGTACCAGTTGTGGCAGCAGCAGCAGGAACTGTTATACGTTCATACTACTCAAGCAGCTATGGAAACTGCGTTTTCATTTCACATAACATCGACGGTAAAGTTTACACAACTGTTTATGCACATTTAGAAGCGCGCCATGTAAGCAGCGGACAATCTGTCAGCAAAGGTCAGCAGCTTGGCTTCATGGGTAACACTGGCCGTTCAACAGGCAAGCATCTTCATTTCGAAATTCACGATGGTGCTTGGAAAAACCCAGTTAACCCAATGCAGTTCTTACAATAA
- the ftsX gene encoding permease-like cell division protein FtsX translates to MIRTLGRHFKETLKSLSRNAWMTFASVSAVTVTLILVGTFLVIMMNLNNFASKVEEDVEIRVLVDVTSTPEEQKQLRTKIDNLSGIKTAKLSPKEKELDNLISSMGEQGKSYQLFEQNNPLNDVIVIKTEDPRETPQIAKRIEGFTGAYKVLYGKEEVEKLFNFVEISRNIGIGLIIGLVFTAMFLISNTIKITIFARRHEIEIMKLVGATNWFIRWPFFLEGLMLGIMGSIIPIVLVMATYNYLYTWVEPKVAGSFVQLLPFSPFVFQVSAILILIGGLIGVWGSLMSVRKFLRV, encoded by the coding sequence ATGATTAGAACCCTTGGGCGTCACTTCAAAGAAACGTTAAAAAGCTTAAGCCGTAATGCCTGGATGACATTTGCGTCAGTCAGTGCCGTAACTGTCACTTTAATCCTTGTCGGAACGTTCCTGGTTATTATGATGAACTTAAACAACTTTGCTTCTAAGGTTGAAGAGGACGTTGAAATACGGGTGCTGGTAGATGTGACAAGCACTCCGGAGGAACAAAAGCAGCTGAGGACCAAGATTGATAACCTCAGCGGAATTAAAACAGCAAAACTGTCACCAAAGGAAAAAGAACTTGATAACCTGATCAGCAGCATGGGAGAACAAGGGAAATCTTATCAGCTTTTTGAACAGAACAATCCTTTGAATGATGTTATTGTGATCAAAACGGAAGATCCGCGTGAAACCCCTCAAATTGCGAAGAGGATTGAGGGATTTACTGGAGCTTATAAAGTTCTGTATGGTAAAGAAGAAGTAGAAAAACTATTCAATTTTGTTGAAATCTCAAGAAATATCGGCATCGGATTAATCATCGGATTAGTCTTTACAGCCATGTTCCTTATCTCAAATACAATTAAAATTACGATTTTTGCCAGAAGGCATGAAATAGAGATTATGAAACTAGTAGGTGCAACAAATTGGTTTATCCGCTGGCCGTTTTTCCTTGAAGGTTTAATGCTTGGAATTATGGGATCAATTATTCCGATTGTGCTCGTAATGGCTACGTACAACTATTTATATACATGGGTTGAACCGAAAGTTGCAGGTTCATTTGTTCAATTACTTCCGTTTAGTCCATTCGTCTTCCAAGTATCAGCTATTCTGATCTTAATAGGCGGATTAATCGGAGTGTGGGGAAGTTTAATGTCTGTCCGAAAGTTCTTAAGAGTATAA